The Verrucomicrobiia bacterium genomic sequence CCCACGCGCCCCACGCTGTGAAGATCGTCAGTGTCCACATGGGCCGGCAAGGACAACGCAATCCGCCCCACCACGATCCGTACCAGATGGAGGTGGCGCCCCAGAATCTCCCCTTCTTCGACGCTGCCCTGCCCGTTCTCGGCATAACCCCGCCACAAGGCCTCCATCGGGTCCGCCTCGGTGGGCTTGGCGCTCTCGGTCCCAAAACCGTCACCCGGGGATCCCGGGCAGGCCTGGGAAACAGCAGCTTCGGACGTACTTGGAATACTGGCATCGGCGGTCATCATGACTCCTGGAGAGAAACGGATTTCGGTTGTTGTTGGCTGAACACGGACACACACGTCCTGTGCGGTTCCCGCGTCGAAGCCCAACCCCCGGACCCATCCCCCGATCTGAAGCCCGCCTGCCCTCGTCCGCTCGCACCCATGCGACGGACCGCGGACGGTTCGCCACCTGTTGGCCGGTACCGTCCCCCACTCCCAAAGCTTCAATCCGACTTTCGACTCTTGCACCACATGTACGACATCCCCCTTAAAGCATACGCGATGCCAGCTTTGGCACTCCCACCCGATCCCTGATCATCAACCCCTTGGCGCATTTCCCCCGGATGCCCGGACGACGGGGAACCTTTCCCTGCCCAGTCAGCCCGGCAATTCCTGCCCCCTTACCCCCCCTCACGACACCAGACGCCGATGCGCGCTGAACACCTCCCGCAGGGAGCGGCTCATCCCGTCCTGCACCCCCTGCAACTCCCGATAGCGCTCGACGTTCTCCGCCACCGGCAACGCTGTCTCCCTGGACGCCACCTTCACAAAGGCATCCGTAATCTCCTCCATCCGCACCTTCTCCCCCTTGGACAGCCTCCAGCACCACAGTGCCTGCAACGCCGCCCCGTAAGCCGCCCCTTCGGCAATCCGGAGCGTCACCACCTCGGCATCGAAAACGTCCGCCATGATCTGCCGCCACAGCTTCGAACGCGCCCCCCCGCCGGTGACCCGCACCTGCCGGGCCCGCACCCCCAACTCCGCCAACCGCCGCATGCCGTAGTTCATCCCCAGCGTGACCCCCTCCATCGTTGCCCGTGCGAAATGCCGCGCCGTGAACGTCCCCGGACGGACCCCCAGATACACCCCCGTTCCGTCCGGGACATTCGGTGTCCGTTCGCCTTCCAGGTACGGCAGCAGGATCAACCCCTCGCAACCCGGCGGCGCCTTGGCCGCCATCCGTTCGAACCCTGCGTGGTCCAGCTCGAAATCCCGCCGCACCATTTCGGTGGCCACCGTGACATTCATCGTGCAGAGCAACGGCAGCCAGCGGTTGGTCGAGTCGCAGAACGCCGCAATCTCCCCCCGCGAATCCACCACCGGTCGCTCCGAACACGCATAGATCGTTCCGCTGGTCCCAAGGCTCGCCGTCACCACCCCGGCCCGCGTGTTCCCCGTCCCGATCGCCCCCATCATGTTGTCGCCGCCCCCGGCACTCACCAACACCCCCGCCGGCAATCCCAGCGCCTCGCCCGCCGCTGCCGTCAACGTCCCGGCCGGTTCGTCGCTCGCCGACAACGCCGGCAGTTTGCCGGTCAGCTCGGGATCGATCGCCGCCACCGCCGCCTCGCACCAGCGCCGTCGCCGCACATCCATCAGCGCCGTCCCCGAGGCATCTCCATACTCCATGAACGCCCTCCCCGTCAGCCACCAGTTCAAATAGTCGTGTGGCAGCAGCACGGTCGCCAGCCGGGCGTAATTCCGCGGCTCCCGCTTCTTCAACCACAGGATCTTCCCGGCGGTAAATCCGGGAAGCACCGCATTGCCCAGCGCCCGGATCGTCGCCTTCGCCCCCCCCAGCGCCGCGGTGATCTCCTCGCACTCCGCCGCCGTGCTGGTGTCGCACCACAACTTGGCCGGCCGGATCACCCGTCCCTGCCCGTCCAGCGGAACAAACCCATGCTGCTGCCCGCTCACCCCCATCGTCACCACCTCCCCCGCCCGCGCCCGCGCCGCCTTCAGCGCCGTACCCACGGAGGCCTTCAAGGCATCGATCCACACGGCTGGATCCTGCTCCTTGTGACCGGCCGCCAGCCCAGGCAGCAGATCGTACGCGGCCGAACCTTCCCCCAACACGCGCCCCGAACGTGTGTCCACCACCAGGGCCTTTGTCGATTGCGTGCCCGAATCAATTCCGATCGCCAGCGTTCTCATGGATTGGGAAAGCCCGGAGTCTCCGCCGCTCCCCCCCTTCCCGCCAAGCCCGTTCAGTCCCCTCCCACCACCCGCACGACCGATCCATCGGAGCAACTTGGGCCGGAATGCCTGGTAAAGCATTAAGCCAGACATAATTTGTTGACGTGACTTTCATTTAAAGTGCCATGCGTTTTAATTTTAATTAATTGATCAAATGCAATATGCCTGACATTACTTGTTGACTTGTTATTTGTTGACTGGACTTATTTGAAAAGGGCCAGTCTGTAACATATTTATATCGATGTTGCCTTCCCCGCAGCAAGGCCATCCATAGCGCCACGTCCGGATGGGTTTCGGGAGGATGGGAACGTGCCGGTTGTGTCAGCACGCGTCAGCATTATATCGCCTGACCTATTATTCCGGAGACGATCCAACGATCCAACCGGAAGCGCATCGTGCTCTCGCCAGGAGTCCCCAGGAATCCCGGCCCGGGTCATCCCCTTGAAGCGGCCGGTCTTGCGAGTCTCCATCCCCGCTTCGACACCCGCGGAGGGTGCCCAGCGGACCGACACGGATTCACCCCGCGTAGGCCTCCATGCCGACACAGGAACACACCAGGTTCCGATCCCCGTACACATTGTCCACGCGACTCACCGATGGCCAGACCTTGGTCTCCCGCAAACCCGCCACCGGAAACGCCGCCGCCTCCCGCGAGTACGGCCGGTCCCACACGTCCGCCGCCACCTGGTCCGCTGTGTGCGGCGCGTTCTTCAACAGGTTGTTCTTCGGATCCGCCTCCCCACGCTCGATGGCCATGATCTCCCGGTGTATTGCCTTCATGGCCTCGCAAAACCGGTCGAGCTCCGCCCTCGATTCCGATTCCGTCGGCTCCACCATCAATGTCCCGGCCACTGGCCAGCTCAGGGTGGGAGCGTGAAAGCCGTAGTCGATCAACCGCTTGGCCACATCCTCCGCCGTGACGCTCTTGAACGGTCGCAGATCCAGGATGCATTCATGGGCCACCAACCCGCCCTCCCCCCGGTACAACGTCGGGAAATAACCCTCGAGGCGCTTCGCCACGTAGTTCGCATTCAGGATGGCCACCTGCGTCGCCAAGGTCAGGCCCTCGCCTCCCATCATCCTGATATACATCCACGGAATGGGCAGCAGCGAGGCGCTCCCCCACGGTGCCGCGCTCACCGCCGGGATCGTCCCCGTCTCCCCCTCCGCACCCAGGGGATGCCCCGGCAGGAACGCCGTCAAATGCTCCGCCACGCAGATTGGCCCTACGCCCGGACCGCCTCCTCCATGCGGAATGCAGAACGTCTTGTGCAAATTCAGGTGGCACACATC encodes the following:
- the xylB gene encoding xylulokinase, whose amino-acid sequence is MRTLAIGIDSGTQSTKALVVDTRSGRVLGEGSAAYDLLPGLAAGHKEQDPAVWIDALKASVGTALKAARARAGEVVTMGVSGQQHGFVPLDGQGRVIRPAKLWCDTSTAAECEEITAALGGAKATIRALGNAVLPGFTAGKILWLKKREPRNYARLATVLLPHDYLNWWLTGRAFMEYGDASGTALMDVRRRRWCEAAVAAIDPELTGKLPALSASDEPAGTLTAAAGEALGLPAGVLVSAGGGDNMMGAIGTGNTRAGVVTASLGTSGTIYACSERPVVDSRGEIAAFCDSTNRWLPLLCTMNVTVATEMVRRDFELDHAGFERMAAKAPPGCEGLILLPYLEGERTPNVPDGTGVYLGVRPGTFTARHFARATMEGVTLGMNYGMRRLAELGVRARQVRVTGGGARSKLWRQIMADVFDAEVVTLRIAEGAAYGAALQALWCWRLSKGEKVRMEEITDAFVKVASRETALPVAENVERYRELQGVQDGMSRSLREVFSAHRRLVS